One Canis lupus familiaris isolate Mischka breed German Shepherd chromosome 20, alternate assembly UU_Cfam_GSD_1.0, whole genome shotgun sequence genomic region harbors:
- the TSSK6 gene encoding testis-specific serine/threonine-protein kinase 6, with protein sequence MSGDKLLSELGYKLGRTIGEGSYSKVKVATSKKYKGTVAIKVVDRRRAPPDFVNKFLPRELSILRGVRHPHIVHVFEFIEVCNGKLYIVMEAAATDLLQAVQRNGRIPGSQARDLFAQIAGAVRYLHDHHLVHRDLKCENVLLSPDERRVKLTDFGFGRQAHGYPDLSTTYCGSAAYASPEVLLGIPYDPKKYDVWSLGVVLYVMVTGCMPFDDSDIAGLPRRQKRGVLYPDGLEVSERCRALIAELLQFSPSARPSAGQVARNGWLRAGDSG encoded by the coding sequence ATGTCGGGCGACAAACTTCTGAGCGAACTCGGCTATAAGCTGGGACGCACGATAGGCGAGGGCAGTTACTCCAAGGTGAAGGTGGCCACGTCCAAGAAGTACAAGGGCACGGTGGCCATCAAGGTGGTGGACCGGCGGCGCGCGCCACCCGACTTCGTCAACAAGTTTCTGCCGCGTGAGCTGTCCATCCTTCGGGGCGTGCGGCACCCGCACATCGTGCACGTCTTCGAGTTCATCGAAGTGTGCAACGGGAAGCTGTATATCGTGATGGAGGCGGCCGCCACCGACCTGCTGCAGGCAGTGCAGCGCAACGGGCGCATCCCCGGGAGTCAGGCGCGCGACCTCTTCGCGCAAATCGCTGGGGCTGTGCGCTACCTGCATGACCACCACCTCGTGCACCGTGACCTCAAGTGCGAAAACGTGTTGCTGAGCCCCGACGAGCGCCGCGTCAAGCTCACTGACTTTGGCTTTGGTCGCCAGGCACACGGTTATCCTGACCTGAGCACCACCTACTGCGGCTCCGCCGCCTACGCGTCGCCTGAGGTTCTCTTGGGTATCCCATACGACCCCAAGAAGTACGACGTGTGGAGCCTGGGCGTCGTGCTCTACGTCATGGTCACCGGGTGCATGCCCTTCGATGACTCGGATATCGCTGGTCTGCCCAGGCGCCAGAAGCGCGGCGTCCTCTACCCCGATGGCCTCGAGGTGTCCGAGCGCTGCAGGGCCCTGATCGCAGAACTGCTGCAGTTCAGCCCCTCTGCCAGGCCCTCAGCGGGCCAGGTAGCGCGCAACGGCTGGCTGCGTGCGGGGGACTCCGGCTAG